Sequence from the Fusarium oxysporum Fo47 chromosome VI, complete sequence genome:
AGCGTTGCGCTTTCCCACCTTCAGATCTCGTTGTGGGCCGTGCCAAACATTATTCCGACCTCAGCCAAGATATGCAAGGAACACAGAAGATTGGCACGTAACTTCACGATCAATCAATTCACCGTAATTTAGGAAATCCATCAGATTTTTGCATTTCCCTATTCACTAGAACtattctcaagaagaacagaagTGTTCTCTTGAACCATGAATGACCCCTTGGAGGCGGATGATTGAAATGTATTTGTCAATGATACATTACTGTGACGAAACACCATCTAAGCGGGAGTTGATCTTTTTCTGCCCTCAACCATTTCCTAGTCACATCACCCGCTACAACCGAAGAAGCTCTGATGTTCTCGGTGACGAGACGTCAATGTGACAACTGTGCAGGTTGTCCCGTCGCTTGCTATGTCATGTTAGAACTTCCAGTTACAGCGCGTAGATTAACAAACCTTTAGATGAGCACAAAGGTGTTCCAAGAACAAACATTGCCCTCTTGCGAAGTCTTAACGATAGCGATCGTATTCTCTACGGGAAGGGCTGCCATTGATGGATGTTCTGGATTTGTCCGTTCTGGACGACAAATTGCCCAGCATCAAAGATCGTGTCGCTGCCATCCTGGAACGCTGCTACACTGTAAGCTATGGGATGTGTTATGAGAAGGGTGGACAAACTCACCAGAAAGATCTCCTGTGGGACCCCCAGACATGTCGATTGACTGCGTATGCTGAAACGGGCCCGTCCCTCCCGAGTCTGGTGCGACAAGTGCCTGGGCTTGATTGTGAGGCTGCTGTTGGCCCTGGACGGTGTTGATGGGTTGATATGGAGCAGGGAGCTGAAGATTGGCTAAGACTGGTGCGCCGCCAGCATGGAGGACTGTGGGACCTGATGTCCAAGTGTTGTTCACCTGCTGGTTCATTGGGGCTGAGGTTGCCATCTGCGCATTTGAGCTGATAGCAGATTGTGCCTGTGAACTCTCGTCTTCCCAAGTTCCGTCTGGGTTGTAGGCTGCTGATATTTTGTCTGAGTCTTAAGTTCGGAGTTCAGTAAGAGAAACCAAGCGCTTACCTGCCGGGAAGTTGTAGATGTGCTGCCAACAAAGGCCCGTAGCAGTCTGAGTATCAAATGCTAGATTGACTGTGGTGGTCATAAACTGGGTACCGTCTTCTAAAACATAAGCAACGAGGATGATGTTATCGACACGAGACAGCATCTGCCATCGACCCCCGGGAACAGGCGCCAGATGATTGAGAGCTTCCCCATTCAAGAGAGCTTGAATGTCTTGCATCGTGGCTCGACCTGGCATGGGCGGACCGTTCACAGGCTGGGACTCCATGCTTATAGCGAGTGAAGAATGGAGAATATTGAAAAGCAGAATGCTGATATAAAAGAAACTAAACCCAAAGCCCAGAAAGTCTAATTTGGGAGAATAATGTTTGGTGGGTAGgtgaggagggagagaggCCCGGTGAAAGTGATGGGTATGATATGTAGTGGGGGTTCTAGAAATTCGCACTCATGAACAACGCCATCAAACAACCAGAGCATGGATCTAGAGGTGGCGTTTACGCTCCGCCGCCAGGGCTTGGCACTGCCAGTAACACACCAACACTGCCGACCACTCTGTTCATCTAGGATATAAGAAAGTTTCTAGACAACATCAAGAGATTTCCGAATCCATGCATGTCTATCTAAGCATAGTAGTTgttaggtttattatctatttTATAGAGGAACGAGTAGTAGAAACATTGGCTAGTTAAATATAACAATATTTAAGAATTAATCCGCTCTACTTATTTCTCTGTTGCAATATGTGTTAGATTCTTATACTTGGAGTTGAAAAACGAAAGATGAAGTCTACTGAGTATACTGCATCTTAGAGTGAGGTTACTATTTCTGATAAGCAGAGAGCAATAGCAAGTTCAAGTTTGTAACAAAACCTTAACATGGCCTTAGAGGTTGTATCTCATATTTCAAATAGAGTTGCCTTTTTGAACATAATCTTGCATCCCAAGTTATACCATATGATTTATTATACAACGGAATTAGCGCTGGTGAAGTAGGACTGGAATCTACCAGCTGTTGTCGGATGTAGTCATTGACTTCAGTTGATTTTAGGACTGTCGTTAACAAAGACACGGAGAAAGACTCGGGAGAGATGCATATCATAGCAATATCATAGTAGTTCTCAGCACCTGATTTAATGCATCGCAATTACACCTGAATGTGTCTTGAGGAAAGAATTTAAGCTAGAAAAAGTCTGGGATGGAACTCTTAAAATAGGACACCGATTACATGTTACCAATGAACCATAAGAGTATAGATATCTGCTCTCATCTCTTAAAAAGCGATTTTAGACAATTCTATAGCCGGATAGAGAAATCACCTCATCATCTCAATGAaacctcctcatcctctaTTCAAAGAACACCAGGCTCAGGAGAGTAGCCCAGATCGCCCATCCCCTGGCATGCCAAGTATCACTAGCCCATAGCCGGGCCTTGTGGCTTCGCGCAGTGTTGGGCTCCATTGCGCAGCGGAATCGCACAGACCAATGATTCAGACAAAGAACAGTGCGTGGCAGGTGTCTCTCAGGGAATCTAAAAAAGATACGTACACGAAGCCCCACCAACCTCTGGAATGCCCCACACTCTTGCATCAATAGAGAAACAATAAGACGTTCAGTCTTTTGTTGCAAAGCGGCGTTTGCAGAGCACTGCTACAAATGCCCGGCATgactgcttctcttcttttcttttctctcctcctcacAACACCAAATATTCTGAATTTCATTTCGAGTTCCTGAAACCGCTCTAAGAAGATTTCTCTCATCTCTTACAACGCCAGCAGGATCAGCTTGAATCTCAACAACCACGATCATGGCCAACTTCATCTTGATGCCACCCGGCGCTTCCAGCCCCATCGTCTTCACCAGCAAATGGACACTGGAGCATATCGATAGCATCTACCAGCGCCTTCATACTGACAGCAAGTcgagcaagcttctcaaaatCCTCCCTTCCCTCTACAACGAGTTGGATGTCGGTGCCAAAGCCGGGTTTGCCAACCTCTACATGTAAGTTTATTTGTCACGGAACTCATCACCTGAATTTACTGACGACTCTCAAACAGGGTTGAACTTGGCATGCCCGTTCTATATGCTCGCGACACTCAGAACAACTGCTACTACCTTGGAGCTCCTTGTGACTTCTTCGCTAAGGGTGGAATGCTGGTCAGCATCCCCGGTGCCGCTGAAGTCATTTTCGTTCACCGTCCTGAGAAACCTGCTTTCCCTGCCAAGATCCCACGACCTCCCAATGCCTACATTCTTTACCGTAAGGAACGTCACCAGTCGATCAAGGCTCAACGCCCCGACATCACCAATAATGAAATCTGTAAGTAGTTTATGCCCATTTACAAGACATCACTGACATCGTTTTAGCCCAGGTCCTTGGCCGCCTCTGGAACTCCGAGACCCGTGAGGTTCGCGCACTCTACAAGCAGATGGCGGATCAGAAAAAGGCCGAACATCGCCGACAGTATCCCGACTACCAGTACCGCCCTCGTCGTCCTTCTGAGCGACGCCGTCGCAACAATGCTTCATCTGACAGAAGTACAGCGGCTACTACTGGTACACAGCAGATTACCGCTTAAGAGGCTCATATCggaacttcttcatctcgatgAGCACTGGCCATCTTTGTGACCTTGAGCATAATCCTCAGACGACAAACGTAAGTCGAAGGATACAAAGCTGGACAGCAGTCACTAATTCATATTGATGCAGAGAGACTGGAATGAATTGCTTGTCGTTTACCCAATCTCGGTTGCCTGGGTTTGGGACATAGATGAAGGAAGCGATGTATTTGTGGATTTGACGATACCCGTGGATTGCAAGCAGCGCAACCCACTCGCTTTGTTTATTGTTGCACTAGGTAATAGGACGCATCTCTTCTCTGGAGACAGGAAGCCTAATGGATAGGTAGCTAGCACGTTGACGACGTATCGCGTTGTTCTGTGGTGGACAGAAGATACAATAGAGACCAAAGACTCAACTCTATCGTGGTTACGATGCTATCGGTGACATGACAACTTGGTACTGTTGATCGTAACACATATAAGTTCCCTACCGGGCAGCTCTTAACGTAGTGTATATACAAAATTCCCAACCAGACTCTTGCACTCCCAGGTCCTCGAATTTCCATCATGAGCCAGTCCAATCACTGCTCCATATGAATGTACTGCAGCGCCACTCCGAgtttctctccttctctcccGATGGTCCTAGCGGTCGCGGACAGATGTAGAACATTCGACCTGTAATGTCATCAAAATTAGCTTTCTGAGTTTGACTCTGCATCGGCAAGCGACGTTGCAGCCGCGGCGTTGTGTAACGGCAACGCCACCACATGCACTTTGGATCAGCTGCCGCTGTAAAACGTACCACAGTTGACTCCGGGcttcttggtggtgaagctGATGCAGGGTTCGTCGTGTTCACATCTTGGTGCAACCCTCTTACCCAGCAGCTTGGACCACGACTCCTTGGCCTCGATCGGGTCAAACACCCTGTCAGAGGGGTCGGGATCCTTGCCGCGTAGAGGGACGGTTGGTGATGACTTTTCTGTAGGTGTAGCCTGCGGGGTATTCGATAGTCTCTGCGCGCTTGCTGGCGCTTTTCCTGATCCTGCAGGTTTCTTTGTTGTAGATGGTGTCGAATTTGCCGCTACTAGCTCTGCCTTACCATCTTGAGCCGCGGGAGCTTTTGGCTTGAAGAATCCCTGTAATGTTCGTTGGCCCTGCGCCaccttgctcttggtgtCGTTAGCGCCTGTAAAAgacttggtcttcttgaaCGGTCGACTCGTCGTGTCAGCGGCCGTTCCAGGTCTTTTGGAGCTAGGTTGAGACGCTGAAAGCTTAGTTGAGTTGGTAGTCTCGCCCAGCCTCGGTGTGGAGGAGGCGTTGGTTGGTGACcctgaagcttcttctgctttgtCGAGTGACCCTGAGGCGCTACTATTTCCGTTCTTCAAGGGTTCTGCAGGTGTGTCTGTCCTCGTCGGCTCCCGTGGAGGGGCGGCTTTCTTTGTGAACATATCGCGGATGCTCTGCCGGCGGTCAAATTCTGGTATCAGCTTTGAAGACAAAGGAAGATGATCCTTTGGGCTCCAGTCTCGAAGACGCTCGTCCCCGTTGAACATACCCGGGGGGTTCATCATCTCGAGCAACGCACACTCTTTGTCGCCCACCGTCACTTTGTCCGACAAGTTCGCAAAGACCGGGCAATGGTCAGATCCCATCAAACCCTCCTGAATATTGGAGTAGTTGAACCAGCTCTTGATGCCATCGCTGCACAAGACGTAGTCAATCCGGCTGCCGTTGTTTGCAGGTCGTGTGTTCCGCTTGGTATCCCAACATGTGTTCATCCCCACTCGCTCCGGGTGGAAGCAACGACAGAGGTCCCAGAGAACAGGCTTTTCACGGCCTTGGTCTCTTTCGCCTAGCACACTTCCCTCAAATATGAGTTGGTTGAAGATGCGCCGCACAGGTGCGTTCATCCAGTCGCTGAGATCAATCCCTTCCTTGCGTAGTGTCTCTGAAACATTGGTTGAGTCAAGCTCGGAGCGAACGACATTCAAGTCACCGGTGAGGATGACCTGCTTGCCTGCGGCGACCAAGTTCCGTATTCTCACTTCCAGTGCTTGGAAGAAACCAGTGCGAAAGTCATCACGAGTCTCATCTCGGGTTGCAGGGCTGTAAACTCCAAAGAGCACAAAACCTGGAAACTCGAGAATGACACAGCGGCCTTCAGAGTCAAGAGTCGCCTCGTCGATGATGCCGTCAAGTTGATCGGGCCGGGGGTAGCAACCAATTTGCTGGTCTTCAGGGAGGTCGCGATATCTGGTTGTAGACTTGGGAGCTGTCAAGATGCCGGTGacgccttcttctgctcgtATAGGTGCACATTTTGAGTTGCGTGTGTAGATAGCGACGCCAGAGTATCCTGAAGATTGTCAGGTGTTGTGGCGACCAAATGAGAGTGAGTGCCGTAcctttcttgtgcttcggtaagctgaagaagacatcCCAGCCGGGAACAAGAACCATGTCATCTTGAAGGTCCTTTCGCTGGATCTTGGTCTCTTGCATAACAACAATGTCTGCTTCAAGAATCTCGAACATAGCCTGCGTGGTTGTGAGTTGAGGAGGTCAGGTGTAGGTTGTGAGATGAAGAGGTGTACTTGAAAggttctcttttctctccaAGGTTGATAACCGAAGGGATTTCTATGATGACGAATCATTAGGGTGAGTTTTAGGGTTGCTGACTGTGAATCACGAACCGGATGCCATTGACTGCAGATGGTGTTAGTGGAAGGGCCAAGAAAAGAGCGGCCAAACTCACCATTCCAGGTGGTTATCCGAAACGTCATGATTGCAACTTATGAGATGTGGGATTTGGTGTTGAAAAGTCTCATAGAGTATCAGAAGCAAATCCCTTGAGCGCCTCACGTCTCATCCCGTGGTACTGACGATGTGGAGATCATGAGCTGAAGGATGAAGGAACTTCGCGATAGGTTGGAGAGAAGGGCGAATTGGCAGTTATAGAGAGATATATTGGGGAGAGATCGTCGTATATAAGCCCTAAAGAAGAAATCAGAAGCGCGAGAATCGTTGAGCTCAAGTAATTGCCGTTTAACAACAAGACACTCGAAGTAAGAGGCCGCGATCCCTACAATGACGCAGAGCCCCACCGCGTGGTGTTGAGCCTTCGATGTCGCGCCCCCAGCACGAGATCACGTGCGCACTGTCATCGGCTGGGGGAAATTGGTACCTTACAATTGAGGCAACTTTCATTGGCGGTTCTAACCGAGCTTGTTAAAGAATGACCTGATCACAAACTTGCCTTAGACTCACCAACCGTCAAAGCGAACAACAACGTCGTCGTCCACAATGTCCGCCGTACGATTCACCCGCGCTGCCACGCGCGCCACTGCGCAGCTCCGCGCTCCCCTCCAGCGCCGATTTGCCAGCACCACCGAGAACGAGTTCATCAAGGAGCGTCAGCACATCAAGGAGCACGCTGTCGGTACCACTGGTGAGTCGACACCCGACGACGCAGGATTGGGTCAATTGGAAGCTTTGGATGTGGTTGCTGACGATGGACAGAGCTGTGGAAGAAGATCTCCCTCTAGTACGTCCGAATCCGAACCCTTGAGCGAATTACGAATCTGGCGTCGAACCCGGAGTATCGGaagttggagttgatgaggtCGTGATTATGCGTTGGGATAGCAATGGCTAACAAGATCGAAGTGGTGTCGCCCCCTGCCTTATCGCCGCCGGTGCCAACGCCTACTGGCTTTGGAACGAGCATTGGGAGCACTGGAACCACATGCCTCCTCTGGAGGAGCGCACCGAGTACCCTTACCAGAACATCCGCACCAAGAACTACCAGTGGGGTAACGGTGACAAGGTGAGTTTGGAATGGATATTCTGGTTCAATGGCACTTTACTAACATTTCACAGACTCTCTTGTAAGTTGTGACATCATTC
This genomic interval carries:
- a CDS encoding mating type protein MAT1-2-3: MESQPVNGPPMPGRATMQDIQALLNGEALNHLAPVPGGRWQMLSRVDNIILVAYVLEDGTQFMTTTVNLAFDTQTATGLCWQHIYNFPAAAYNPDGTWEDESSQAQSAISSNAQMATSAPMNQQVNNTWTSGPTVLHAGGAPVLANLQLPAPYQPINTVQGQQQPHNQAQALVAPDSGGTGPFQHTQSIDMSGGPTGDLSAYSVAAFQDGSDTIFDAGQFVVQNGQIQNIHQWQPFP
- a CDS encoding mating type 1-2-1 protein, whose translation is MANFILMPPGASSPIVFTSKWTLEHIDSIYQRLHTDSKSSKLLKILPSLYNELDVGAKAGFANLYMVELGMPVLYARDTQNNCYYLGAPCDFFAKGGMLVSIPGAAEVIFVHRPEKPAFPAKIPRPPNAYILYRKERHQSIKAQRPDITNNEISQVLGRLWNSETREVRALYKQMADQKKAEHRRQYPDYQYRPRRPSERRRRNNASSDRSTAATTGTQQITA
- a CDS encoding cytochrome c oxidase, subunit VIa, translated to MSAVRFTRAATRATAQLRAPLQRRFASTTENEFIKERQHIKEHAVGTTELWKKISLYGVAPCLIAAGANAYWLWNEHWEHWNHMPPLEERTEYPYQNIRTKNYQWGNGDKTLFWNDEVNYHNKDKAS